A DNA window from Deltaproteobacteria bacterium contains the following coding sequences:
- a CDS encoding right-handed parallel beta-helix repeat-containing protein, producing the protein MKGIQFIVWMFAIQLTAQFTALAPALAHRERPIESPVRPGSIPAIDRVNPNHLVVCKPSSQPTQAQLVSIQARLATATGEALLQAQKDEAAWHRNTALFAQCCFDNIQDAVNAAGDNTDILIMPGIYREEPSRAAPSSSEGDLENGAYSYEYHVAHPNDANLIAILGKKNITLEGTGGRPDDVLIDAGFVKDVGIRCDRCEGFVARNFWQRNANEHGVYTVDSDGYLYDHVLGSFNREYQLFGFASDNGLMTDCEASGGGDSGFYIGGAPVTPGRFSQTIRNSRMFHNVLGFSGTQGSSVLITGCDVYDNAIGISFNSQNDHPNFPQGHSVVEHNDIHDNNFDIYAATSDVPPIGEAYDFFRNPVGTGLWIIGGEDNIVRNNRVYNNSRFGMILAGNALEMPLPAEVHRNQFVNNLMGTAAGAGAGPNATAFPPDSTGYKPGGSDFFWDRTGDDNCWGPNSQMKTDPVSLPGPCPAPNHGAVVTPPQKQLEVILNCLWAEIPDTHPTQYHTADTYYPCPWGQVNLAPYVSSAQLVCGNGTIDIAEDCDPGNGSANLGGQSCASLSHGTGTLKCDTHCQWDFSSCSVTGPLPTATPRNGCPGGAAVPTASATPIVPTATNTATKTVAATSTPTPVAVAATATPINESGGCAIGAGTSHGVSATGALWLGPSLLMWLRQRVRRRQPPRA; encoded by the coding sequence ATGAAGGGTATTCAGTTCATCGTATGGATGTTCGCCATTCAGTTGACCGCGCAGTTCACGGCGCTGGCGCCGGCGTTGGCGCACCGCGAGCGACCGATCGAGTCGCCGGTGCGGCCGGGTTCGATCCCGGCCATCGATCGGGTGAATCCAAATCACCTCGTCGTTTGCAAGCCGTCGTCGCAGCCGACGCAGGCGCAGCTCGTCTCGATTCAAGCACGCCTGGCAACCGCGACCGGCGAGGCGCTGCTGCAAGCGCAGAAGGACGAAGCTGCGTGGCATCGCAACACGGCGCTGTTCGCGCAGTGCTGCTTCGACAACATTCAAGACGCGGTGAATGCCGCCGGCGACAACACCGACATCCTCATCATGCCCGGCATCTATCGCGAAGAGCCCAGCCGGGCCGCGCCTAGCAGTAGCGAGGGAGACCTCGAAAACGGGGCGTACTCGTACGAGTATCACGTGGCCCATCCCAACGACGCCAATCTCATCGCGATCCTCGGCAAGAAGAACATCACGCTCGAAGGCACCGGCGGGCGGCCGGACGATGTGCTGATCGATGCCGGCTTCGTCAAGGACGTCGGTATCCGCTGCGACCGCTGCGAGGGCTTCGTCGCGCGCAACTTCTGGCAGCGGAACGCCAACGAGCATGGCGTCTACACCGTCGACTCCGACGGCTACCTCTACGATCACGTGCTCGGCTCGTTCAACCGCGAGTACCAACTGTTCGGCTTCGCTTCCGACAACGGCTTGATGACCGATTGCGAAGCGAGCGGGGGCGGCGACTCCGGTTTCTACATCGGTGGCGCACCGGTGACCCCGGGCCGCTTCAGTCAGACCATCAGAAACTCGAGGATGTTTCACAACGTGCTCGGCTTCTCCGGCACCCAAGGTAGCTCGGTGCTGATCACCGGCTGCGATGTCTACGACAACGCCATCGGGATCTCGTTCAACTCGCAGAACGATCACCCCAACTTTCCGCAGGGCCATAGCGTGGTCGAGCACAACGATATCCACGACAACAACTTCGATATCTATGCGGCGACCTCCGACGTGCCGCCGATCGGCGAGGCGTACGATTTTTTCCGCAATCCCGTCGGCACCGGGCTGTGGATCATCGGCGGCGAAGACAACATCGTGCGCAACAACCGCGTCTACAACAACAGCCGCTTCGGTATGATCCTGGCCGGCAACGCGCTGGAGATGCCGCTGCCGGCAGAAGTTCACCGCAACCAGTTCGTCAACAACCTGATGGGCACAGCGGCGGGCGCCGGTGCCGGCCCCAATGCGACGGCGTTTCCGCCGGATTCCACCGGATACAAGCCCGGTGGCAGCGACTTCTTCTGGGATCGCACCGGGGACGACAACTGCTGGGGGCCGAACAGTCAGATGAAGACCGATCCAGTTTCGCTTCCTGGTCCGTGCCCGGCTCCCAATCATGGAGCCGTCGTCACGCCGCCCCAGAAGCAGTTGGAGGTGATCCTGAACTGCCTGTGGGCCGAGATCCCGGACACGCATCCGACGCAGTACCACACCGCCGACACCTACTATCCGTGTCCGTGGGGCCAGGTGAACTTGGCGCCATACGTGAGCAGCGCGCAGTTGGTGTGTGGCAACGGAACCATCGATATCGCCGAGGATTGCGATCCTGGAAATGGCAGCGCGAATCTCGGCGGGCAATCGTGTGCCTCGCTGAGTCACGGCACCGGAACGCTCAAGTGCGATACTCACTGCCAATGGGACTTCAGTAGCTGCAGCGTGACCGGTCCGCTGCCGACCGCGACGCCGCGCAACGGCTGCCCGGGCGGTGCGGCGGTGCCGACGGCGTCCGCGACGCCGATTGTACCGACGGCGACGAACACCGCGACCAAGACCGTGGCAGCAACCTCAACACCGACACCGGTGGCGGTGGCGGCGACGGCGACGCCGATCAACGAAAGTGGCGGCTGCGCGATCGGAGCGGGAACTTCGCACGGGGTCAGCGCGACGGGCGCGCTTTGGCTTGGGCCGAGCCTGCTGATGTGGCTGCGGCAGCGGGTGCGGCGGCGCCAGCCGCCGCGGGCTTGA
- a CDS encoding protein meaA — protein sequence MAHRDEPWLMRTYAGHTDPRAANALFRTNLSKGQTGLSVAFDLPTQTGYDADDPMAAGEVGKVGVPIGHIADMDALFAGIPLAKTNTSMTINATAAWLLALYIAAAERQGANPRELRGTTQNDILKEYLSRGTHIFPPEPSLRLTADTIEYTVVNIPKWNPVNICSYHLQEAGATPVQELAFALVNAFAVLDRVQKRPGVSMSDVVGQISFFVNAGIRFIEEMCKLKAFVRLWDRYMAERYGVADAKKRRFRYGVQVNSLGLTAQQPENNVQRILLEMLAVTLSKEARARSVQLPAWNEALGLPRPWDQQWALRMQQVLAYETDVLEYEDLFEGSNVIEAKVSELMASADAELTRVLRVGDAAEAIEVMKRALVASHAARQRQIESGELSVVGVNTFTEHEPSLLVAAEVESVLVVDPEAERKQIERLCAFRAERNAADVSAALRGLEDAARSGSNVMPASIRAAHAGVTTGEWAGTLRKVFGEYRAPTGLQGLAFSGAGDSLEAVRQRVKQVAAAIGHPLRLLVAKPGLDGHSNGAEQVAVRAKEAGFEVIYDGIRLTPEQIAESALQEDVDAVGISIHSGSHMTLVPRVVELLRAKGLGDVPVFVGGVIPESDQPKLRSAGVARVYTPGQATLTVIVGDIAEMIAERRRAA from the coding sequence ATGGCGCACCGCGACGAACCGTGGCTGATGCGCACCTACGCGGGTCACACCGATCCGCGCGCGGCCAACGCGTTGTTTCGCACGAATCTCTCCAAAGGGCAGACCGGATTGAGCGTGGCCTTCGATCTGCCGACGCAGACGGGTTACGACGCGGACGATCCGATGGCCGCCGGCGAGGTCGGCAAGGTCGGGGTGCCGATCGGACACATCGCCGACATGGACGCGCTCTTCGCCGGCATTCCGCTGGCCAAGACGAATACGTCGATGACTATCAACGCCACCGCCGCCTGGCTGCTCGCGCTCTACATCGCCGCGGCCGAGCGCCAGGGCGCTAACCCGCGCGAGCTGCGTGGTACGACGCAGAACGACATCCTGAAGGAGTACTTGTCGCGCGGCACGCACATCTTTCCGCCCGAGCCGTCGCTGCGGCTGACGGCGGATACCATCGAGTACACCGTGGTCAACATTCCGAAATGGAACCCGGTCAACATTTGCAGCTATCACTTGCAGGAAGCCGGCGCGACGCCGGTGCAGGAGTTGGCGTTCGCGTTGGTCAACGCGTTCGCGGTGCTCGATCGCGTGCAGAAGCGCCCGGGTGTTTCGATGTCCGACGTGGTCGGGCAGATCTCGTTCTTCGTCAACGCCGGCATTCGCTTCATCGAAGAGATGTGCAAGCTGAAGGCGTTCGTGCGCTTGTGGGACCGTTACATGGCCGAGCGCTACGGCGTGGCGGACGCCAAGAAGCGCCGCTTCCGCTACGGCGTGCAGGTCAACTCGCTCGGCCTCACCGCGCAGCAGCCGGAGAACAACGTGCAGCGCATCCTGCTTGAGATGCTGGCGGTGACGCTGTCGAAGGAAGCGCGCGCGCGCTCGGTGCAATTGCCGGCATGGAACGAGGCGCTCGGCTTGCCGCGCCCGTGGGATCAACAGTGGGCCCTACGCATGCAACAAGTGCTGGCGTACGAAACCGACGTGCTCGAATACGAAGACCTCTTCGAGGGATCGAACGTGATCGAGGCCAAGGTGAGTGAATTGATGGCGAGTGCCGACGCCGAACTGACCCGTGTCTTGCGCGTGGGTGACGCAGCCGAGGCGATCGAAGTGATGAAGCGCGCCTTGGTCGCCAGCCACGCGGCGCGCCAGCGTCAAATCGAGAGCGGTGAGCTGAGCGTCGTCGGCGTGAACACGTTCACCGAACACGAGCCCTCGCTGTTGGTCGCGGCTGAAGTGGAGAGCGTGCTGGTCGTCGATCCCGAAGCGGAGCGCAAGCAGATCGAGCGCCTCTGCGCGTTTCGCGCCGAGCGCAATGCCGCCGATGTGAGTGCGGCGCTCCGTGGACTCGAGGATGCCGCGCGTTCCGGCAGTAACGTCATGCCCGCATCGATTCGCGCGGCGCACGCTGGCGTCACCACCGGCGAATGGGCGGGCACGCTTCGCAAAGTGTTCGGTGAGTATCGGGCGCCGACGGGGTTGCAAGGTCTCGCCTTCAGCGGCGCCGGCGACTCGCTCGAAGCGGTTCGCCAACGCGTGAAGCAGGTGGCCGCGGCGATCGGTCATCCGTTGCGCTTGTTAGTGGCCAAGCCCGGACTCGACGGTCACTCCAACGGTGCCGAACAAGTGGCAGTACGCGCGAAGGAGGCCGGCTTCGAAGTGATCTATGACGGCATTCGCCTGACCCCCGAACAGATCGCCGAATCCGCGTTGCAAGAAGACGTCGATGCCGTCGGGATTTCGATCCACTCGGGTTCGCACATGACGTTGGTGCCGCGCGTGGTGGAGTTGTTGCGCGCGAAAGGGCTCGGCGACGTGCCGGTGTTCGTCGGTGGCGTTATTCCAGAGAGCGATCAACCGAAGCTGCGTAGCGCCGGTGTCGCCCGCGTGTACACGCCCGGACAAGCGACGTTGACGGTCATCGTTGGCGACATTGCCGAGATGATCGCGGAACGTCGCCGCGCGGCGTAG
- a CDS encoding DUF1772 domain-containing protein produces the protein MTVVLLGLLAGAMLLIAVAFVGYWQSLEPEAFLAWFATHAHRIGVLMVPLGAAATAAAILSAVVTWRIGGSVRAWALTSAVLALLVVAVYFAAHAPRNIVFAARSVAPENVSRELGTWATWHWVRVLLGVGAFYTQLLSIRGKETRRAS, from the coding sequence GTGACCGTTGTGCTTCTCGGTCTACTGGCGGGAGCGATGCTGCTCATCGCCGTCGCCTTTGTCGGATACTGGCAGTCGCTCGAACCCGAAGCCTTTCTGGCTTGGTTCGCCACTCATGCGCATCGAATCGGCGTCTTGATGGTGCCTCTGGGTGCCGCGGCGACGGCTGCGGCGATCCTCTCCGCAGTAGTCACCTGGCGCATCGGAGGTTCCGTTCGCGCGTGGGCTCTGACTTCCGCGGTGCTCGCCCTCCTGGTCGTGGCTGTCTACTTCGCTGCCCATGCGCCGAGGAACATTGTCTTTGCCGCACGAAGCGTTGCACCTGAGAACGTTTCACGCGAGCTCGGGACATGGGCAACTTGGCACTGGGTCCGTGTGCTCCTCGGAGTCGGCGCCTTCTACACGCAACTCTTGTCCATTCGGGGCAAGGAGACGCGCCGTGCGTCGTAG
- a CDS encoding GFA family protein: protein MLKGSCACGRIHYEIRGGLIGPVTYCHCWRCRKHSGSSFGTTAGVKATSLIFVSGRELLRSWESSPGVYRFFAGCCGSPIYKRQDATPEVLGFRLGTLDTDPSGKVELHFMVGSKAPWVEIDDGLRQEPGGVSFGERD, encoded by the coding sequence ATGCTCAAAGGCTCGTGCGCGTGCGGGCGAATCCACTACGAGATTCGCGGAGGGCTCATCGGCCCCGTCACCTACTGTCACTGCTGGCGATGTCGCAAGCACTCGGGATCAAGTTTCGGCACAACGGCGGGCGTGAAGGCCACCTCGCTCATCTTCGTCTCGGGAAGAGAACTCCTTCGTAGCTGGGAATCCAGCCCAGGTGTGTATCGCTTCTTCGCCGGCTGCTGTGGCTCGCCGATCTACAAGCGCCAGGACGCGACGCCAGAAGTTCTGGGCTTTCGGCTCGGTACCCTCGACACTGACCCCTCGGGCAAGGTCGAACTGCACTTCATGGTCGGCTCCAAGGCACCATGGGTGGAAATTGACGACGGGCTCCGTCAGGAGCCTGGAGGCGTCTCGTTCGGCGAGCGCGACTAG
- a CDS encoding DUF433 domain-containing protein — protein MALPSPLISSSMNIMSGAVVFTGTRVPVQTLMDYIEEGGSLDEFLGDFPTVSREHAIAVLELAKDSLIQRATAA, from the coding sequence ATGGCCCTACCCTCCCCGCTGATCAGCAGCTCGATGAACATCATGAGCGGTGCGGTGGTGTTCACCGGGACTCGCGTGCCGGTGCAGACACTCATGGATTATATCGAGGAGGGCGGTTCGCTCGACGAGTTCCTGGGGGACTTCCCCACCGTGAGCCGCGAGCACGCGATTGCCGTCCTAGAACTCGCCAAAGACTCCCTCATCCAGCGTGCGACTGCTGCTTGA
- a CDS encoding DUF5615 family PIN-like protein, whose amino-acid sequence MRLLLDECVPKRLRQELRGHEVRTAPEMGWAGKENGALLGLAESEFEVLVTVDQRIKYQQAVAGRDIAVVVLVARRNKIEFLRPLVPELERILTEIKPGELREVGV is encoded by the coding sequence GTGCGACTGCTGCTTGACGAGTGTGTGCCGAAGCGACTGCGGCAGGAGCTTCGAGGCCATGAAGTCCGCACGGCTCCTGAAATGGGTTGGGCCGGCAAGGAAAATGGAGCCCTCCTGGGGTTGGCCGAATCGGAGTTCGAGGTCTTGGTCACCGTCGACCAACGGATCAAGTACCAACAGGCCGTTGCTGGGCGCGACATTGCCGTCGTTGTCTTGGTGGCACGCCGCAACAAGATCGAGTTCCTCCGGCCTCTTGTGCCAGAACTTGAGCGCATCCTCACCGAGATCAAGCCGGGCGAGCTGCGTGAGGTGGGTGTCTAA
- a CDS encoding class I SAM-dependent methyltransferase yields the protein MSELWTWDPTLFDGAATYYERGRLPYAPRLAETMAEALALDGTGRLLDVGCGPGTIALRLAHLFDEVVGLDADPDMLMEGQRLAQQHNVANVHWVEMRAEALPADLGRFRVVTFAASLHWMDRPRVFATVRTMLDPGGAVVHVDNPGYRQDVLASEGQRYPAPPEAKIGDLRKSYLGPDRRAGQGIRNSSPDDEDDVFRATGFIGPERVVVPDERVLVRSVDDIVAEKFSSSGTAPHLFGERMPAFEADLRVLLLNASPKGLFSVRLSDSELKVWRSVTTRTAEP from the coding sequence GTGAGCGAACTTTGGACGTGGGACCCGACTCTCTTTGACGGTGCGGCCACCTACTACGAGCGCGGACGGTTGCCGTATGCACCGCGCCTCGCCGAGACGATGGCCGAGGCCCTGGCCCTGGATGGAACCGGCCGGCTGCTTGACGTGGGATGCGGGCCGGGGACGATCGCCCTCCGGCTTGCGCATCTGTTCGATGAAGTCGTCGGTCTCGACGCGGATCCGGATATGCTGATGGAGGGTCAGCGGCTCGCACAGCAACACAACGTCGCGAACGTCCACTGGGTAGAGATGCGAGCTGAAGCGCTACCGGCTGATTTAGGGCGGTTCCGAGTCGTTACGTTCGCCGCATCACTTCATTGGATGGACCGGCCGAGGGTCTTCGCCACCGTTCGGACCATGCTGGACCCTGGTGGCGCCGTGGTGCACGTCGACAATCCCGGTTACCGGCAAGACGTTCTGGCATCAGAGGGCCAGCGATATCCTGCGCCGCCGGAAGCGAAAATCGGCGACCTCAGGAAGTCCTATCTCGGCCCTGATCGCAGAGCTGGGCAAGGCATTCGCAATTCATCTCCAGACGACGAAGACGACGTGTTCCGTGCAACAGGATTCATCGGTCCCGAGCGAGTAGTGGTACCCGATGAGCGAGTGCTGGTTCGGTCTGTCGACGACATCGTTGCCGAGAAATTCTCTTCATCTGGGACTGCGCCGCACCTGTTCGGCGAACGCATGCCCGCGTTCGAGGCCGACCTCCGAGTTCTCCTTTTGAACGCTTCGCCGAAGGGTTTGTTCTCTGTCCGATTGTCCGACAGTGAACTCAAGGTTTGGCGTTCAGTGACAACACGCACGGCAGAGCCATGA
- a CDS encoding sulfotransferase domain-containing protein yields the protein MSERQNQPKIYKTWAHDSTRWESYQPRNGDVVVATHSKCGTTWMQRIVSLLILQSPEPCPVMEISPWIDARFMMPVEFMRDLIEAQPHRRFVKSHLPFDGLPYFEQLRYIHVARDARDACMSFFNHCSAFTPTAYEMLDNAAPELGPYPRCPDDAREFWRRWFTRGVLPGAQDGYPDVSFFDLEATYWQARRRENLLLVHYNDLKADLDGEMRRIAEFLSIETPRDLWPRLVEAATFEVMKREGATLLAHANDIFEGGADRFFFKGSNGRWRDVMTADDLALYEKAATRFTPGLRRWVENGRLVAGDPRAALD from the coding sequence ATGAGTGAGCGACAAAATCAGCCGAAGATCTACAAGACCTGGGCGCACGACAGCACGCGCTGGGAATCCTATCAGCCCCGTAACGGCGACGTCGTCGTTGCGACGCACTCGAAGTGCGGCACGACCTGGATGCAGCGGATCGTCAGCCTGCTCATCCTCCAGTCGCCCGAGCCGTGCCCCGTGATGGAGATCTCGCCCTGGATCGACGCCCGCTTCATGATGCCGGTGGAGTTCATGCGCGACCTCATCGAGGCGCAGCCGCACCGGCGGTTCGTCAAGAGTCACCTTCCGTTCGACGGCCTGCCGTACTTTGAGCAGCTCCGCTACATCCACGTCGCCCGCGACGCCCGCGACGCCTGCATGTCGTTCTTCAATCACTGCTCGGCGTTCACCCCGACCGCGTATGAGATGCTCGATAACGCCGCGCCCGAGTTGGGACCGTATCCGCGCTGCCCGGATGACGCGCGCGAATTCTGGCGGCGCTGGTTCACGCGCGGGGTGCTCCCGGGCGCTCAGGACGGTTATCCCGATGTCTCGTTCTTCGATCTCGAGGCGACGTACTGGCAGGCGCGACGGCGCGAGAACCTCCTCCTCGTTCATTACAACGACTTGAAGGCCGATCTCGACGGCGAGATGCGCCGCATCGCGGAGTTCCTGTCGATCGAGACGCCGCGCGATCTTTGGCCGCGCCTCGTCGAAGCCGCCACGTTCGAAGTCATGAAGCGCGAAGGTGCAACGCTCCTCGCCCACGCGAACGACATCTTTGAGGGCGGCGCCGATCGATTCTTCTTCAAGGGTTCGAATGGCCGCTGGCGCGACGTGATGACCGCGGACGATCTCGCGCTCTACGAGAAGGCCGCGACGCGCTTCACGCCGGGGCTCAGGCGCTGGGTCGAGAATGGTCGCTTGGTCGCCGGTGATCCGCGGGCCGCGCTGGATTGA
- a CDS encoding tetratricopeptide repeat protein, whose product MTDHDEPSDAPPASKLSDPEVNGLVVEATRIASTGDIVEARKLYDQAVALCERSQLAADQVAIVRGWADIERTHGHADEARLAFANACQLYRASGETQREAETLIALGEFERTLDRHTEAHAAYARAREMYRRAGDQAGEAAALVNLGDAARQLGQEGPSSQAYLTAAGLYKRVGNPRGQADARFKLGELYAGSNRELAEQHFRRAAPLYETADLDAGGANRYRISNPLLPPVIGDCRTIDSYTMGLVALREADALPGRVEPDLAEPAAAPRSPSRLWPLLRSLVVMVFVFAVVGLSFRALLLMSAAQVRAVLPVESAVVLFLGLIPASFAFALTWALGVRSRLLQIIGAAALCALVFQMRGALRDSGIGDIGATNSDSTPAAASASGASAGTLVEQAKQARALAHPDEARRAYVDALEAYRRANDRPGQITVLLAHADLERALNQPDRAIELYALAIPLYRDLHDRAGEAEAWVSSAEVERMRLDPARARDALAKALALQRELGNRAGQSLVLVTLGEYERALHRWQSARDAYAQAAILYNELHDRAREAEALLTLGDSERALHHLQPARDAYTRAQSVYRQLLDSAGQAQALLRIGAVERAAKRPDVARRAYSDALTIFQQRHDAAGDADVALNVGHLEASLGRLDQARAAYQQALAGYQEARKSARQAVALRSLGRLEQRSQHPQQAQELFTRALDLDVRGRNRAGQVRSLRCMAALQVALGQLDPAAESYTKALTTNEPLNDLVGQARLWRDLGDVNARLARVEPARAAYVHALALAERTGDVAAQRAALTRLSTLLKSSDAPRASEYASRAAALQTLKPAAAGAAAPAAAATSAGSAQAKARPSR is encoded by the coding sequence GTGACAGACCACGACGAGCCGAGCGACGCCCCGCCGGCATCCAAGCTGAGTGATCCTGAAGTCAACGGCCTTGTGGTCGAGGCCACTCGGATCGCTTCCACGGGCGACATCGTCGAAGCGCGCAAGCTCTACGACCAGGCGGTGGCGCTGTGCGAACGATCCCAGTTGGCGGCGGACCAAGTCGCCATCGTCCGCGGCTGGGCGGACATCGAACGCACACACGGGCACGCCGACGAGGCGCGCCTGGCCTTTGCAAACGCGTGCCAGCTTTACCGCGCAAGTGGCGAGACGCAGCGCGAAGCCGAAACGTTGATAGCCCTCGGAGAGTTCGAACGCACGCTCGATCGCCACACTGAAGCCCATGCCGCCTACGCGCGCGCCCGAGAAATGTACCGTCGCGCCGGCGATCAAGCCGGTGAGGCCGCCGCGCTCGTCAACCTCGGCGACGCCGCGCGCCAACTCGGGCAGGAAGGTCCGTCGAGCCAGGCCTATCTGACCGCCGCCGGCTTGTACAAGCGCGTCGGCAACCCGCGCGGGCAAGCCGACGCTCGCTTCAAACTCGGCGAACTATACGCCGGCAGCAATCGTGAACTTGCGGAGCAGCACTTCCGCCGCGCGGCGCCCTTGTACGAAACGGCCGATCTCGATGCCGGCGGCGCGAACCGCTATCGGATCAGCAATCCGCTGCTGCCGCCGGTTATCGGGGACTGCCGCACGATCGACAGCTACACCATGGGACTCGTCGCGTTGCGCGAAGCCGACGCGCTGCCGGGCCGAGTCGAGCCGGATCTTGCCGAGCCCGCGGCGGCACCGCGATCGCCGAGTCGTCTCTGGCCGCTGCTCCGCTCGCTCGTCGTGATGGTGTTCGTCTTCGCAGTGGTCGGCCTCAGTTTTCGCGCGCTGCTGTTGATGAGCGCGGCTCAGGTGCGCGCGGTGCTGCCGGTCGAGAGCGCGGTGGTGCTGTTCCTCGGCCTGATTCCAGCGTCCTTCGCATTCGCGCTGACCTGGGCGTTGGGTGTGCGATCGCGCCTCTTACAGATCATCGGTGCCGCCGCACTCTGCGCGCTGGTGTTCCAGATGCGCGGGGCACTGCGCGACAGTGGGATCGGCGACATTGGTGCGACGAACAGCGACAGCACCCCTGCGGCTGCGAGTGCCTCGGGCGCCAGCGCTGGCACGCTCGTCGAGCAGGCCAAGCAGGCCCGCGCGCTCGCGCACCCCGACGAAGCTCGCCGCGCCTACGTCGATGCACTCGAAGCCTATCGCCGCGCCAACGATCGCCCCGGCCAGATTACCGTCCTGCTCGCCCACGCCGACCTCGAGCGCGCGCTCAATCAGCCGGACCGAGCGATCGAACTGTACGCCCTAGCGATCCCACTCTACCGCGACCTGCACGATCGCGCCGGCGAAGCCGAGGCGTGGGTCAGCAGCGCCGAGGTCGAGCGCATGCGCCTTGATCCGGCACGCGCGCGCGACGCGTTAGCGAAAGCGCTCGCCTTGCAACGCGAACTCGGGAATCGCGCCGGTCAAAGCCTCGTGCTCGTCACCCTCGGTGAGTACGAACGCGCACTGCACCGCTGGCAATCGGCGCGCGACGCCTATGCGCAAGCCGCGATCCTGTACAACGAACTCCACGATCGCGCGCGCGAGGCGGAGGCGTTGCTGACACTCGGCGACAGCGAACGCGCGCTCCACCATCTGCAACCAGCACGCGACGCCTACACCCGCGCCCAGTCGGTCTATCGGCAACTCTTGGACTCCGCCGGCCAGGCGCAGGCCCTGCTGCGCATCGGGGCGGTCGAACGCGCCGCGAAGCGTCCCGATGTCGCGCGCCGCGCCTACAGCGACGCGCTCACCATCTTCCAGCAACGTCATGATGCGGCGGGCGACGCTGACGTCGCTCTCAACGTCGGCCATCTCGAAGCTTCGCTCGGCAGACTCGACCAAGCCCGTGCGGCCTACCAACAGGCGTTGGCGGGATACCAAGAGGCCCGAAAGTCGGCGCGGCAAGCCGTTGCGCTGCGCAGCCTGGGTCGGCTCGAACAGCGCTCGCAGCATCCGCAACAGGCGCAAGAGCTGTTCACGCGCGCACTCGATCTCGACGTGCGCGGCCGCAATCGCGCTGGGCAGGTCCGCTCGCTGCGCTGCATGGCGGCACTGCAGGTAGCGCTCGGCCAACTCGATCCCGCCGCGGAGAGCTACACCAAGGCGCTGACGACCAACGAGCCATTGAATGATCTCGTTGGCCAGGCACGGTTGTGGCGCGACCTCGGCGACGTGAACGCTCGGCTCGCACGCGTTGAACCAGCCCGGGCTGCGTACGTGCACGCGCTGGCGCTGGCCGAACGAACGGGAGATGTCGCCGCTCAGCGCGCGGCGCTGACGCGCCTGAGCACCTTGCTCAAAAGCAGCGACGCACCGCGCGCGAGTGAGTACGCCAGCCGTGCCGCCGCGTTGCAAACACTCAAGCCCGCGGCGGCTGGCGCCGCCGCACCCGCTGCCGCAGCCACATCAGCAGGCTCGGCCCAAGCCAAAGCGCGCCCGTCGCGCTGA